The following coding sequences lie in one Rutidosis leptorrhynchoides isolate AG116_Rl617_1_P2 chromosome 4, CSIRO_AGI_Rlap_v1, whole genome shotgun sequence genomic window:
- the LOC139904012 gene encoding uncharacterized protein codes for MEQLINFIIRPPRAEYEPNNDLLDQEFMLKGKWFQRKDIEIVNSRGDVLQCSHYLPIVSPEGKPLPCVIYCHGNSGCRADASEAAIILLPSNITVFTLDFSGSGLSGGEHVSLGWYEKNDLKSVVDYLRADENVSLIGLWGRSMGAVTSLMYGAEDPSIAGMVLDSPFSDLVDLMMELVDTYKIRLPKFTVKFAIQYMRRAILKKAKFDIVELNTIKVAKSSFVPVLFGHACDDDFIQPHHSDRIYEAYMGDKNIIKFEGDHNSPRPQFYFDSINIFFHNVLQPPEDEVKGNFFDSSLDYLGKEINGVGYEDEFFVTPQASSSTEDAINQLRSKRPMSRTEVPSDIPSTDKQCNSEDEGATTGPTPSSSSSKMINFEFSNGHSYSSSADDNEYVEYPLQHVEGFPCDVEEEERMLMEAVLLSLKDLEPKQPGHQQPSADDSKPSATDHCPPIKTDQTGVSTESSSDSPSQFMSPCNSTSSAEQSSNITPSVDGSGSTSKRSASNSYLVGSSDVDMVDRTKATVTVEKSASSNIMDGLLKRWDLNFFKNR; via the exons ATGGAACAGCTTATCAACTTCATTATTCGCCCACCTAG AGCTGAGTACGAGCCAAACAATGACTTACTAGATCAAGAATTCATGCTTAAAGGAAAATGGTTTCAAAGGAAAGATATAGAG ATTGTAAATAGCCGAGGAGATGTTCTGCAGTGTAGTCATTACTTGCCTATTGTGAGTCCAGAAGGAAAGCCTTTGCCATGTGTAATATACTGCCATGGAAACAG TGGGTGCCGAGCAGATGCTAGTGAAGCTGCTATAATATTACTGCCGTCAAATATTACAGTATTTACCCTCGATTTCTCTGGTTCTGGACTCTCTGGAGGAGAACATGTCAGTTTAGGGTGGTACGAA AAGAACGATTTGAAATCGGTGGTAGATTATTTGCGGGCTGATGAAAATGTTTCATTAATTGGCCTTTGGGGCCGGTCAATGGGTGCTGTAACAAG CCTGATGTATGGAGCTGAGGATCCTTCAATAGCAGGAATGGTTCTTGACAGCCCTTTCTCCGATTTGGTTGATTTAATGATGGAACTTGTTGATACCTACAAAATTCGTCTGCCAAAGTTTACT GTTAAGTTTGCTATCCAGTACATGCGAAGAGCTATTCTTAAAAAGGCAAAATTCGATATTGTGGAGCTCAATACCATAAAG GTTGCAAAGTCTTCTTTTGTTCCAGTACTATTTGGTCATGCATGCGATGATGATTTTATACAGCCACATCATTCTGATCGTATTTATGAAGCTTACATG GGGGACAAAAATATCATAAAATTTGAAGGTGACCATAATTCTCCACGTCCCCAATTCTATTTTGATTCTATAAACATCTTTTTCCACAACGTCTTGCAACCACCAGAAGATGAAGTTAAGGGCAACTTCTTTGATTCGTCTCTTGATTACCTCGGCAAG GAAATCAATGGAGTTGGATACGAAGATGAATTTTTTGTTACGCCTCAAG CATCAAGTAGCACCGAGGATGCAATTAATCAACTCCGTTCTAAAAGGCCAATGAGTAGGACCGAG GTCCCTTCTGATATCCCGTCAACAGATAAACAATGCAACTCTGAG GACGAAGGAGCTACTACCGGGCCtactccatcatcatcatcttcaaaaatGATAAATTTTGAGTTTTCTAATGGCCATTCTTACTCATCATCAGCAGATGATAATGAGTATGTTGAGTACCCACTTCAACACGTGGAAGGTTTCCCATGTGATGTCGAGGAAGAAGAAAGG ATGCTCATGGAAGCTGTACTCCTGTCGTTAAAAGATTTAGAACCGAAACAACCAGGCCATCAACAACCATCAGCTGATGATAGCAAGCCTTCAGCGACAGATCACTGTCCACCAATAAAAACCGATCAAACAGGGGTTTCAACAGAAAGCAGCAGCGATTCACCTTCACAATTTATGTCCCCATGTAATAGCACATCGTCAGCTGAACAGTCATCGAATATAACTCCATCTGTCGATGGCTCTGGTAGTACAAGTAAGCGTTCTGCTTCAAATAGTTACTTAGTTGGTTCATCAGATGTTGACATGGTAGATAGGACTAAAGCTACAGTAACAGTTGAAAAAAGTGCATCGAGTAACATAATGGATGGGTTGTTAAAACGTTGGGATCTTAACTTCTTTAAGAACAGATGA